In Camarhynchus parvulus chromosome Z, STF_HiC, whole genome shotgun sequence, a genomic segment contains:
- the DAB2 gene encoding disabled homolog 2 isoform X3, which produces MSAEAETTATNSQPEQQAPPKAQSSKKEKKKGPEKTDESLLARFKGDGVKYKAKLIGIDDVPEARGDKMSQDSMMKLKGMAAAARSQGQHKQKIWVNISLSGIKIIDEKTGVIEHEHPVNKISFIARDVTDNRAFGYICGGEGQHQFFAIKTAQQAEPLVSDLKDLFQLIYNMKKKEEEEKKKNDGEELPADQADKMKPGVDQMDLFGDMSTPPDMSSPTEAKEILLVDFNSEIETKQTFAKEDLFLNGITVSLPQPKAQTPFLPESAFSTNLSFFPTPNPDPFSDDPFTQPAQSAPPSCDSLKSDQKKSPTTLTSGGNGDPNGDIDYFDKQFDQISNRTGKREALTCQWPLESKSPAARIPNVIPERERNGFPETPTNLFLEGASKGTSLQNGVKLDSENNIQLTPHEPITISPPPQSTKPGRGRRSVKAASDDLFSSDFFVPSTENLSSGAQPAASPTNPLDLFKKSSTTASPLAVLGGLQVTSSPWTPQTVSFSQATSVFHGSMMPAQSPGFTQALAFGTQAVPGWNQSSSFGATPTQSSGLWSQPAQVTPSSWPQPVSAVNPFQSSMFSSTPLPAQTASALPSMSTAASPPQPPPRTTLPKEPSKKESDAFIALDPLGDKEMKDVKEMFKDFQLTKPPAVPARRGEQQSLSEPPKPVPRQSALPAEGLFESKDKTDPISASSKESQNPPSGPFDDQFGNPFA; this is translated from the exons ATGTCTGCTGAAGCTGAAACTACTGCTACCAACAGCCAGCCTGAACAACAGGCTCCACCAAAGGCACAAtcttcaaaaaaggaaaaaaagaaag ggCCAGAAAAAACAGATGAATCTCTCTTGGCTAGATTCAAAGGTGATGGTGTAAAATACAAGGCTAAACTGATTGGCATAGATGATGTTCCCGAGGCAAGAGGAGACAAAATGAGTCAGGATTCAATGATGAAGCTGAAG ggaatggcagcagcagcccgtTCCCAGGGCCAACACAAACAGAAGATCTGGGTAAACATCTCCCTCTCTGGTATCAAGATAATAGATGAAAAAACTGGG GTCATAGAACATGAGCATCCAGTAAACAAAATCTCCTTTATTGCTCGGGATGTGACAGACAATCGTGCCTTTGGCTATATATGTGGAGGAGAAGGCCAGCACCAATTTTTTGCCATAAAAACAGCCCAGCAG gctgagcccctggtTTCTGATCTTAAGGACCTCTTCCAACTAATTTATaatatgaagaagaaggaagaagaagaaaagaaaaag AATGATGGTGAAGAACTGCCTGCTGATCAAGCTGACAAAATGAAACCG GGAGTTGACCAGATGGACTTGTTTGGGGATATGTCAACGCCCCCTGATATGAGCAGTCCAACA GAAGCTAAAGAGATTCTGTTAGTggattttaattctgaaattgaGACCAAACAAACCTTTGCAAAAGAGGATCTCTTCTTGAATGGCATCACAGTCTCTCTTCCACAACCAAAGGCACAGACACCCTTCTTGCCTGAGAGTGCTTTCTCTACCAATCTCAGCTTCTTTCCTACACCTAATCCAGACCCTTTCAGTGATGATCCTTTCACACAGCCAGCCCAATCTGCACCACCTTCATGTGATTCTCTAAAATCTGATCAGAAGAAAAGTCCAACTACCTTGACATCAGGGGGTAATGGTGATCCAAATGGTGATATTGACTACTTTGATAAACAGTTTGACCAGATTTCTAATAGAACTGGCAAACGAGAAGCACTAACATGCCAGTGGCCACTTGAGAGTAAGTCACCTGCAGCAAGAATTCCCAATGTGATaccagagagagaaaggaatggCTTTCCTGAAACTCCAACAAACCTGTTTCTGGAAGGTGCTTCCAAAGGAACATCTCTGCAGAATGGAGTAAAACTGGATTCTGAAAACAATATCCAACTCACGCCACATGAGCCTATAACAATTAGCCCACCACCACAGAGTACCAAGccaggaagaggaaggagatcCGTCAAG gcTGCATCGGATGACTTGTTCAGCTCAGACTTCTTTGTGCCATCTACAGAAAACCTGAGctcaggggcacagccagcagcttcGCCAACTAACCCACTGGACCTCTTCAAAAAAAGTTCTACCACAGCATCTCCATTGGCTGTTCTAG GTGGCTTGCAAGTAACTTCATCACCCTGGACCCCGCAGACAGTTTCCTTCAGTCAGGCCACATCAGTCTTTCATGGGTCCATGATGCCTGCTCAGTCTCCAGGATTTACTCAAGCACTTGCCTTTGGTACTCAGGCAGTGCCCGGCTGGAACCAGTCTTCATCTTTTGGTGCCACACCCACTCAGTCCTCTGGTCTCTGGTCGCAGCCAGCACAAGTTACACCCAGTTCTTGGCCACAACCAGTCAGTGCTGTGAATCCCTTCCAGAGCAGCATGTTCTCATCTACACCACTCCCAGCTCAGacagcctcagcactgccctccaTGTCAACAGCAGCTAGCCCGCCCCAGCCACCACCCAGAACTACGCTGCCGAAGGAGCCGTCCAAGAAAGAGAGTGATGCATTCATTGCTCTGGATCCACTTGGGGATAAAGAAATGAAGGATGTCAAGGAAATGTTCAAAGACTTCCAGCTGACAAAGCCACCTGCAGTACCAGCGAGGAGAGGAGAACAGCAAAGCCTTTCAG AACCACCAAAGCCTGTTCCTCGACAAAGTGCGTTGCCAGCTGAAGGCCTGTTTGAAAGTAAAGATAAAACAGACCCTATCAGTGCCTCATCT
- the DAB2 gene encoding disabled homolog 2 isoform X2, translated as MHGAPTVNITGHSPIMSAEAETTATNSQPEQQAPPKAQSSKKEKKKGPEKTDESLLARFKGDGVKYKAKLIGIDDVPEARGDKMSQDSMMKLKGMAAAARSQGQHKQKIWVNISLSGIKIIDEKTGVIEHEHPVNKISFIARDVTDNRAFGYICGGEGQHQFFAIKTAQQAEPLVSDLKDLFQLIYNMKKKEEEEKKKNDGEELPADQADKMKPGVDQMDLFGDMSTPPDMSSPTEAKEILLVDFNSEIETKQTFAKEDLFLNGITVSLPQPKAQTPFLPESAFSTNLSFFPTPNPDPFSDDPFTQPAQSAPPSCDSLKSDQKKSPTTLTSGGNGDPNGDIDYFDKQFDQISNRTGKREALTCQWPLESKSPAARIPNVIPERERNGFPETPTNLFLEGASKGTSLQNGVKLDSENNIQLTPHEPITISPPPQSTKPGRGRRSVKAASDDLFSSDFFVPSTENLSSGAQPAASPTNPLDLFKKSSTTASPLAVLGGLQVTSSPWTPQTVSFSQATSVFHGSMMPAQSPGFTQALAFGTQAVPGWNQSSSFGATPTQSSGLWSQPAQVTPSSWPQPVSAVNPFQSSMFSSTPLPAQTASALPSMSTAASPPQPPPRTTLPKEPSKKESDAFIALDPLGDKEMKDVKEMFKDFQLTKPPAVPARRGEQQSLSEPPKPVPRQSALPAEGLFESKDKTDPISASSESQNPPSGPFDDQFGNPFA; from the exons ATGCACGGAGCG cCTACAGTGAACATAACTGGCCACAGTCCCATCATGTCTGCTGAAGCTGAAACTACTGCTACCAACAGCCAGCCTGAACAACAGGCTCCACCAAAGGCACAAtcttcaaaaaaggaaaaaaagaaag ggCCAGAAAAAACAGATGAATCTCTCTTGGCTAGATTCAAAGGTGATGGTGTAAAATACAAGGCTAAACTGATTGGCATAGATGATGTTCCCGAGGCAAGAGGAGACAAAATGAGTCAGGATTCAATGATGAAGCTGAAG ggaatggcagcagcagcccgtTCCCAGGGCCAACACAAACAGAAGATCTGGGTAAACATCTCCCTCTCTGGTATCAAGATAATAGATGAAAAAACTGGG GTCATAGAACATGAGCATCCAGTAAACAAAATCTCCTTTATTGCTCGGGATGTGACAGACAATCGTGCCTTTGGCTATATATGTGGAGGAGAAGGCCAGCACCAATTTTTTGCCATAAAAACAGCCCAGCAG gctgagcccctggtTTCTGATCTTAAGGACCTCTTCCAACTAATTTATaatatgaagaagaaggaagaagaagaaaagaaaaag AATGATGGTGAAGAACTGCCTGCTGATCAAGCTGACAAAATGAAACCG GGAGTTGACCAGATGGACTTGTTTGGGGATATGTCAACGCCCCCTGATATGAGCAGTCCAACA GAAGCTAAAGAGATTCTGTTAGTggattttaattctgaaattgaGACCAAACAAACCTTTGCAAAAGAGGATCTCTTCTTGAATGGCATCACAGTCTCTCTTCCACAACCAAAGGCACAGACACCCTTCTTGCCTGAGAGTGCTTTCTCTACCAATCTCAGCTTCTTTCCTACACCTAATCCAGACCCTTTCAGTGATGATCCTTTCACACAGCCAGCCCAATCTGCACCACCTTCATGTGATTCTCTAAAATCTGATCAGAAGAAAAGTCCAACTACCTTGACATCAGGGGGTAATGGTGATCCAAATGGTGATATTGACTACTTTGATAAACAGTTTGACCAGATTTCTAATAGAACTGGCAAACGAGAAGCACTAACATGCCAGTGGCCACTTGAGAGTAAGTCACCTGCAGCAAGAATTCCCAATGTGATaccagagagagaaaggaatggCTTTCCTGAAACTCCAACAAACCTGTTTCTGGAAGGTGCTTCCAAAGGAACATCTCTGCAGAATGGAGTAAAACTGGATTCTGAAAACAATATCCAACTCACGCCACATGAGCCTATAACAATTAGCCCACCACCACAGAGTACCAAGccaggaagaggaaggagatcCGTCAAG gcTGCATCGGATGACTTGTTCAGCTCAGACTTCTTTGTGCCATCTACAGAAAACCTGAGctcaggggcacagccagcagcttcGCCAACTAACCCACTGGACCTCTTCAAAAAAAGTTCTACCACAGCATCTCCATTGGCTGTTCTAG GTGGCTTGCAAGTAACTTCATCACCCTGGACCCCGCAGACAGTTTCCTTCAGTCAGGCCACATCAGTCTTTCATGGGTCCATGATGCCTGCTCAGTCTCCAGGATTTACTCAAGCACTTGCCTTTGGTACTCAGGCAGTGCCCGGCTGGAACCAGTCTTCATCTTTTGGTGCCACACCCACTCAGTCCTCTGGTCTCTGGTCGCAGCCAGCACAAGTTACACCCAGTTCTTGGCCACAACCAGTCAGTGCTGTGAATCCCTTCCAGAGCAGCATGTTCTCATCTACACCACTCCCAGCTCAGacagcctcagcactgccctccaTGTCAACAGCAGCTAGCCCGCCCCAGCCACCACCCAGAACTACGCTGCCGAAGGAGCCGTCCAAGAAAGAGAGTGATGCATTCATTGCTCTGGATCCACTTGGGGATAAAGAAATGAAGGATGTCAAGGAAATGTTCAAAGACTTCCAGCTGACAAAGCCACCTGCAGTACCAGCGAGGAGAGGAGAACAGCAAAGCCTTTCAG AACCACCAAAGCCTGTTCCTCGACAAAGTGCGTTGCCAGCTGAAGGCCTGTTTGAAAGTAAAGATAAAACAGACCCTATCAGTGCCTCATCT
- the DAB2 gene encoding disabled homolog 2 isoform X1 encodes MHGAPTVNITGHSPIMSAEAETTATNSQPEQQAPPKAQSSKKEKKKGPEKTDESLLARFKGDGVKYKAKLIGIDDVPEARGDKMSQDSMMKLKGMAAAARSQGQHKQKIWVNISLSGIKIIDEKTGVIEHEHPVNKISFIARDVTDNRAFGYICGGEGQHQFFAIKTAQQAEPLVSDLKDLFQLIYNMKKKEEEEKKKNDGEELPADQADKMKPGVDQMDLFGDMSTPPDMSSPTEAKEILLVDFNSEIETKQTFAKEDLFLNGITVSLPQPKAQTPFLPESAFSTNLSFFPTPNPDPFSDDPFTQPAQSAPPSCDSLKSDQKKSPTTLTSGGNGDPNGDIDYFDKQFDQISNRTGKREALTCQWPLESKSPAARIPNVIPERERNGFPETPTNLFLEGASKGTSLQNGVKLDSENNIQLTPHEPITISPPPQSTKPGRGRRSVKAASDDLFSSDFFVPSTENLSSGAQPAASPTNPLDLFKKSSTTASPLAVLGGLQVTSSPWTPQTVSFSQATSVFHGSMMPAQSPGFTQALAFGTQAVPGWNQSSSFGATPTQSSGLWSQPAQVTPSSWPQPVSAVNPFQSSMFSSTPLPAQTASALPSMSTAASPPQPPPRTTLPKEPSKKESDAFIALDPLGDKEMKDVKEMFKDFQLTKPPAVPARRGEQQSLSEPPKPVPRQSALPAEGLFESKDKTDPISASSKESQNPPSGPFDDQFGNPFA; translated from the exons ATGCACGGAGCG cCTACAGTGAACATAACTGGCCACAGTCCCATCATGTCTGCTGAAGCTGAAACTACTGCTACCAACAGCCAGCCTGAACAACAGGCTCCACCAAAGGCACAAtcttcaaaaaaggaaaaaaagaaag ggCCAGAAAAAACAGATGAATCTCTCTTGGCTAGATTCAAAGGTGATGGTGTAAAATACAAGGCTAAACTGATTGGCATAGATGATGTTCCCGAGGCAAGAGGAGACAAAATGAGTCAGGATTCAATGATGAAGCTGAAG ggaatggcagcagcagcccgtTCCCAGGGCCAACACAAACAGAAGATCTGGGTAAACATCTCCCTCTCTGGTATCAAGATAATAGATGAAAAAACTGGG GTCATAGAACATGAGCATCCAGTAAACAAAATCTCCTTTATTGCTCGGGATGTGACAGACAATCGTGCCTTTGGCTATATATGTGGAGGAGAAGGCCAGCACCAATTTTTTGCCATAAAAACAGCCCAGCAG gctgagcccctggtTTCTGATCTTAAGGACCTCTTCCAACTAATTTATaatatgaagaagaaggaagaagaagaaaagaaaaag AATGATGGTGAAGAACTGCCTGCTGATCAAGCTGACAAAATGAAACCG GGAGTTGACCAGATGGACTTGTTTGGGGATATGTCAACGCCCCCTGATATGAGCAGTCCAACA GAAGCTAAAGAGATTCTGTTAGTggattttaattctgaaattgaGACCAAACAAACCTTTGCAAAAGAGGATCTCTTCTTGAATGGCATCACAGTCTCTCTTCCACAACCAAAGGCACAGACACCCTTCTTGCCTGAGAGTGCTTTCTCTACCAATCTCAGCTTCTTTCCTACACCTAATCCAGACCCTTTCAGTGATGATCCTTTCACACAGCCAGCCCAATCTGCACCACCTTCATGTGATTCTCTAAAATCTGATCAGAAGAAAAGTCCAACTACCTTGACATCAGGGGGTAATGGTGATCCAAATGGTGATATTGACTACTTTGATAAACAGTTTGACCAGATTTCTAATAGAACTGGCAAACGAGAAGCACTAACATGCCAGTGGCCACTTGAGAGTAAGTCACCTGCAGCAAGAATTCCCAATGTGATaccagagagagaaaggaatggCTTTCCTGAAACTCCAACAAACCTGTTTCTGGAAGGTGCTTCCAAAGGAACATCTCTGCAGAATGGAGTAAAACTGGATTCTGAAAACAATATCCAACTCACGCCACATGAGCCTATAACAATTAGCCCACCACCACAGAGTACCAAGccaggaagaggaaggagatcCGTCAAG gcTGCATCGGATGACTTGTTCAGCTCAGACTTCTTTGTGCCATCTACAGAAAACCTGAGctcaggggcacagccagcagcttcGCCAACTAACCCACTGGACCTCTTCAAAAAAAGTTCTACCACAGCATCTCCATTGGCTGTTCTAG GTGGCTTGCAAGTAACTTCATCACCCTGGACCCCGCAGACAGTTTCCTTCAGTCAGGCCACATCAGTCTTTCATGGGTCCATGATGCCTGCTCAGTCTCCAGGATTTACTCAAGCACTTGCCTTTGGTACTCAGGCAGTGCCCGGCTGGAACCAGTCTTCATCTTTTGGTGCCACACCCACTCAGTCCTCTGGTCTCTGGTCGCAGCCAGCACAAGTTACACCCAGTTCTTGGCCACAACCAGTCAGTGCTGTGAATCCCTTCCAGAGCAGCATGTTCTCATCTACACCACTCCCAGCTCAGacagcctcagcactgccctccaTGTCAACAGCAGCTAGCCCGCCCCAGCCACCACCCAGAACTACGCTGCCGAAGGAGCCGTCCAAGAAAGAGAGTGATGCATTCATTGCTCTGGATCCACTTGGGGATAAAGAAATGAAGGATGTCAAGGAAATGTTCAAAGACTTCCAGCTGACAAAGCCACCTGCAGTACCAGCGAGGAGAGGAGAACAGCAAAGCCTTTCAG AACCACCAAAGCCTGTTCCTCGACAAAGTGCGTTGCCAGCTGAAGGCCTGTTTGAAAGTAAAGATAAAACAGACCCTATCAGTGCCTCATCT